The following proteins are encoded in a genomic region of Nicotiana sylvestris chromosome 4, ASM39365v2, whole genome shotgun sequence:
- the LOC104225485 gene encoding probable WRKY transcription factor 7, with the protein MAVELMTSGYSRRDSFSTKMEENAVQEAATAGLQSVEKLIRLLSQSHQNQQQQQQKLDQNPSVSADYTAVADVAVNKFKKFISLLDKNRTGHARFRKGPISTPLPPPPKPQQQRLNQNSIKNQNLQIEETEKPQINTPKIYCPTPIQRLPPLPHNHLQLVKNGSIERKESSTTINFASASPANSFMSSLTGETESLQQSLSSGFQITNLSTVSSAGRPPLSTSSFKRKCSSMDDTALKCNSAGGSSGRCHCPKKRKSRVKRVVRVPAISMKMADIPPDDYSWRKYGQKPIKGSPHPRGYYKCSSVRGCPARKHVERALDDPTMLIVTYEGEHNHSHSITESPAAHVLESS; encoded by the exons ATGGCTGTAGAGTTAATGACTAGTGGTTATAGCAGAAGGGATAGTTTTTCAaccaaaatggaagaaaacgCCGTACAAGAAGCAGCCACAGCTGGGCTACAAAGCGTTGAGAAACTAATCCGTTTGCTTTCTCAATCTCATcaaaaccaacaacaacaacaacaaaagttagATCAAAATCCCTCTGTTTCTGCTGATTACACAGCTGTAGCTGATGTTGCTGTTAacaaattcaaaaagttcatttcTTTACTTGACAAAAACAGAACTGGTCATGCCAGATTTCGTAAAGGTCCAATTTCTActcctcttcctcctcctcctaaaCCCCAGCAACAAAGATTAAATCAAAactctatcaaaaatcagaaccTTCAAATAGAAGAAACCGAAAAGCCACAAATAAATACTCCCAAAATTTACTGTCCTACACCTATTCAACGTCTACCTCCTTTACCGCATAACCATCTTCAattggtcaaaaatgggtcgatTGAGAGAAAAGAATCATCTACGACTATTAATTTTGCTTCTGCATCTCCGGCGAATTCGTTCATGTCATCTTTAACAGGAGAAACAGAGAGTTTGCAACAGTCTTTGTCTTCTGGTTTTCAAATAACAAATCTCTCTACTGTTTCATCTGCCGGTCGGCCGCCGCTTTctacttcttcatttaaaagaaAGTGTAGTTCTATGGACGATACTGCCCTTAAGTGTAACAGCGCTGGTGGTTCCTCTGGTCGTTGCCACTGCCCAAAGAAAAG GAAATCAAGAGTCAAAAGAGTGGTGAGAGTCCCAGCTATAAGCATGAAAATGGCTGATATTCCACCTGATGATTATTCTTGGAGAAAATATGGCCAAAAGCCAATTAAAGGCTCTCCTCATCCTAG GGGATATTACAAATGTAGTAGTGTAAGAGGATGTCCAGCACGTAAACATGTGGAGAGAGCACTAGATGATCCAACTATGTTAATTGTTACATATGAAGGAGAACACAATCATTCCCATTCAATTACAGAATCACCAGCTGCTCATGTCCTTGAATCTTCTTAA